A DNA window from Actinokineospora baliensis contains the following coding sequences:
- a CDS encoding LamG-like jellyroll fold domain-containing protein translates to MRRSSRLSSSGPVTRTAALAGQALLVAGLVITGLSVPAAAAPAKPSAEPAPLSAAEKSAFSAARKTGKPVAIADQVTESTQVLARPDGSFVFESSAAPQRVKRGDHWVGIDPALRANADGSLSPAATPLDVSFSGGGTAPYITLKSAEGQVALHWPTPLPAPRVEGSKVTYAGVLPGVDLVLIASALSYQQVLVVHDEAAAANPSLRQVKVTARTTGLELRTGADGALSAVDSAGKAVFTGSTPTMWDSSKPAATDATPTAADPKAGRVDKVAITARAVAVEQPAGKLTAAARTTVKAAEVAIAPDVAALTRPGVKYPVYVDPSLTGNQLAWGETTANGYSYFNANMDAQVGRCYNGAGACGSLTTARSFFRLNTEPIKPRSGWAAVVWTAGVYTTQTHGAHLCTAEPVRLWSAPPIFSGMSWNNPGLSGLLDTKYSGAGDQCGGAGGVAFDAAPVKDFVQTAANGGWNDITVALAAADENQQLQWKKFATSGAAAPKLVAEFSYRPNQPTGLNIPAAAKCTPYPQVVGTSTPALQASATDNNDPPLPIVLRYEIYNRATNALVTHSGDAAQISSGTVGTWTTPVLPDGDYRYQVGAIGLYPGYPARYLWGPAYSSVLDFNVRSAPLTQTPTIRPSADYPKLAWGAPANAPGSVMLNDPGNAEVEGFTYTFNGPGTEVVPGPTDCVYDRVFGTTGGWVSGRSNVNVRLPAGLSPGYHTMYVRSFDRAHKLSPESQAYEFYVAPNVASPSTLIEAETMTISQPNGQNSTVGVQADCCGVDWSGTGQVHFVGNAVNQTFTLAFTVGTERDYDLGVGITKSYDYGIVSYKIDGQSVGQPSPNGPAGSYDTYDVVVRYGQVSLGTRRLTAGTHTLTVTMTGTNPASVGSRYHAGVDYLVLAPTGRFEAEQASQVTVTASAGVTFGRQDQAAGTASWSEGAQLAIDTTAAGQSAELAFRIPTEADYAIGLNLTTGPQQGIVNVLLDDTQLGEAKSTPLDTYTAAVGTTYYRLGGAHLTAGIHKVKLVVVGRNSGSSGFKVGVDHLNAIAFANSTVTDFTSAMNNNGIAPDGTAADLDTNGIAGISAQTLAAAGMAPGQSVAVEGATFVMPAHRADGNDNVIAFGQTISLPVSQQVKASAVGFLVVDTCYQIPERTGAVTYQDNTVDKPRFPSVPDWFDGPKGSAQVVLPYVTWGTSTNNAYQPRIYAIFVPTDPTKALKNVTLPNYGTPFLPGCNGGSALHVLAMAPRPVQAGWLGAWASQPDTVTVPPAGAGFANQTVRTVVHPSVTGSQVRITLTNAGNPSPLTVNKASVGAQQGTGVDSVAAPVALAFGGSASVTIPVGGEVTSDAVAFPSTSGGSGNLVVSVYHSAAASRVPAHSGATAAVRLGAGDLTTTASGSGFTTTLTGTYVLSGLQVSTSDSSLGTVVVLGDQQSAAADSDVSAGHRKTWVDKLPDALNTAGMPLPGSIVNASRSGLSTSASWRMNEASGTTLIDANGSNAGTLTGGYTRSTERGGAVDFNGSTGHATMAGSPISTTQSYTVSAWVKLESTAASATVFSRGDSSTGSLQLLYSKPQNAWALTNPAGGASAVVVGSAPELNVWTHLVGTYDAAAKEMRLYVNGVSAGGSRSVVDGAGPFVIGAGKSAGGTVSGYFNGLISELRVFQGLATDTDAGVLFQGNAVTGQQAGVSAPSLFDAAATLGRNVYDEPNLRTVVVALGANDVLAGKNKSDILAGFKSVMLQSNAGALRNTRRSDGDLTHVIVSTIPALGLAANDPREITRQQVNNDLLVNFTDQGADEIINIAGTVADPSNVNLVNPSYLTGGLLNDAYFTAVADAIALAASSFPPTAQF, encoded by the coding sequence ATGCGCCGAAGTTCCCGCTTGTCCTCATCCGGTCCGGTCACGCGCACAGCCGCGTTGGCCGGGCAGGCGTTGCTCGTCGCCGGGCTCGTGATCACCGGGTTGTCGGTGCCCGCCGCGGCGGCTCCGGCGAAGCCGTCCGCTGAGCCCGCGCCGCTGTCGGCCGCCGAGAAGAGCGCCTTCTCGGCGGCCCGCAAGACCGGCAAGCCCGTCGCGATCGCCGATCAGGTGACCGAGTCGACGCAGGTCTTGGCGCGGCCGGACGGGTCGTTCGTGTTCGAGTCCAGCGCGGCGCCGCAGCGGGTCAAGCGCGGGGACCACTGGGTGGGGATCGACCCGGCGCTGCGCGCCAACGCCGACGGGTCGCTCTCGCCCGCGGCCACCCCGCTCGACGTGTCGTTCTCCGGTGGCGGCACGGCCCCTTACATCACGCTGAAGTCCGCCGAGGGCCAGGTCGCGCTGCACTGGCCGACCCCGCTGCCCGCGCCGCGGGTCGAGGGCTCCAAGGTCACCTACGCGGGCGTGCTGCCCGGCGTCGACCTGGTGCTGATCGCCTCCGCGCTGAGCTACCAGCAGGTCCTCGTCGTGCACGACGAGGCCGCGGCGGCGAACCCCTCGTTGCGGCAGGTCAAGGTCACCGCGCGCACGACCGGTCTGGAGTTGCGCACCGGCGCCGACGGCGCTCTCTCGGCGGTCGACAGCGCGGGCAAGGCCGTGTTCACCGGCTCCACCCCGACCATGTGGGATTCGAGCAAGCCCGCCGCCACCGACGCCACCCCGACCGCGGCGGACCCCAAGGCGGGGCGGGTGGACAAGGTAGCCATCACCGCCCGCGCGGTCGCCGTCGAACAGCCCGCGGGCAAGCTGACCGCTGCGGCGCGGACCACGGTCAAGGCCGCCGAGGTCGCGATCGCGCCGGATGTCGCCGCGCTGACCAGGCCCGGCGTGAAGTACCCGGTCTACGTGGACCCGTCGCTGACCGGCAACCAGCTGGCCTGGGGCGAGACCACCGCGAACGGTTACAGCTACTTCAACGCCAACATGGACGCCCAGGTCGGCCGCTGCTACAACGGCGCGGGCGCCTGCGGTTCGCTGACCACCGCGCGGTCGTTCTTCCGGCTCAACACCGAGCCCATCAAGCCCCGCTCCGGCTGGGCTGCCGTGGTGTGGACCGCTGGCGTGTACACCACCCAGACCCACGGCGCGCACCTGTGCACCGCGGAGCCCGTGCGGCTGTGGAGCGCCCCGCCGATCTTCTCGGGCATGTCGTGGAACAACCCCGGCTTGTCCGGTCTCCTGGACACCAAGTACTCCGGCGCGGGCGACCAGTGCGGCGGTGCCGGTGGTGTCGCGTTCGACGCGGCCCCGGTCAAGGACTTCGTGCAGACCGCGGCCAACGGCGGCTGGAACGACATCACCGTCGCGCTCGCGGCCGCGGACGAGAACCAGCAGCTGCAGTGGAAGAAGTTCGCCACCTCCGGCGCCGCCGCGCCGAAGCTGGTCGCCGAGTTCAGCTACCGCCCCAACCAGCCGACCGGCTTGAACATCCCGGCCGCGGCCAAGTGCACCCCGTACCCGCAGGTCGTCGGCACGTCGACGCCCGCGTTGCAGGCGAGCGCGACCGACAACAACGACCCGCCGCTGCCCATCGTGCTGCGCTACGAGATCTACAACCGCGCCACGAACGCGCTGGTGACCCACTCCGGCGATGCCGCGCAGATCTCCTCCGGGACCGTGGGGACGTGGACCACCCCCGTCCTGCCCGACGGTGACTACCGGTACCAGGTGGGCGCCATCGGCCTGTACCCCGGCTACCCCGCCCGTTACCTGTGGGGTCCCGCGTACTCGTCGGTGCTCGACTTCAACGTCCGGTCAGCGCCGCTGACGCAGACGCCGACCATCAGGCCGAGCGCCGATTACCCCAAGCTCGCGTGGGGTGCTCCGGCGAACGCCCCCGGTTCCGTGATGCTCAACGACCCGGGCAACGCCGAGGTCGAGGGCTTCACCTACACCTTCAACGGCCCGGGTACCGAGGTTGTCCCTGGCCCGACCGACTGCGTCTACGACCGCGTGTTCGGCACTACGGGCGGCTGGGTCTCCGGTAGGTCCAATGTGAACGTGCGGCTGCCCGCGGGTCTTAGCCCGGGCTACCACACCATGTACGTCCGCAGTTTCGACCGCGCGCACAAGCTGTCGCCCGAGTCTCAGGCGTACGAGTTCTACGTCGCACCGAACGTCGCCTCGCCGTCGACGCTGATCGAGGCCGAGACGATGACGATCTCGCAGCCGAACGGCCAGAACTCGACCGTCGGCGTCCAGGCGGACTGCTGCGGTGTCGACTGGTCGGGCACCGGGCAGGTCCACTTCGTCGGCAACGCGGTGAACCAGACGTTCACGCTGGCCTTCACCGTGGGCACCGAGCGGGACTACGACCTCGGCGTCGGCATCACGAAGTCTTACGACTACGGCATCGTGTCGTACAAGATCGACGGGCAGTCTGTGGGACAACCGTCGCCGAACGGTCCTGCGGGCTCTTACGACACCTACGACGTTGTTGTCCGGTACGGACAGGTGTCACTAGGCACTCGTAGGTTGACGGCAGGCACGCACACGCTCACGGTCACCATGACCGGCACCAACCCCGCCAGCGTCGGTAGCCGCTACCACGCCGGGGTCGACTACCTCGTCTTGGCGCCTACTGGCCGCTTCGAGGCGGAGCAGGCCAGTCAGGTCACGGTCACCGCGTCCGCGGGGGTGACCTTCGGGCGACAGGACCAGGCCGCGGGTACCGCCAGCTGGTCCGAGGGCGCGCAGCTGGCCATCGACACCACCGCCGCGGGTCAGTCGGCGGAGCTGGCCTTCCGCATCCCCACCGAAGCGGACTACGCGATCGGGCTCAACCTCACCACCGGGCCCCAGCAGGGCATCGTGAACGTCCTGCTGGACGACACCCAGCTCGGTGAAGCCAAGAGCACACCGCTGGACACCTACACCGCGGCGGTGGGCACGACCTACTACCGCTTGGGCGGCGCCCACCTCACTGCGGGAATCCACAAGGTGAAGCTGGTCGTCGTCGGCAGGAACAGCGGCTCGTCCGGCTTCAAGGTGGGCGTCGACCACCTCAACGCCATCGCGTTCGCCAACTCGACCGTCACCGACTTCACCTCGGCGATGAACAACAACGGCATCGCACCGGACGGCACCGCCGCGGACCTGGACACCAACGGCATCGCGGGTATCTCGGCACAGACGCTCGCCGCGGCGGGCATGGCACCGGGTCAGTCCGTGGCCGTCGAGGGCGCCACCTTCGTGATGCCCGCGCACCGCGCGGACGGCAACGACAACGTCATCGCGTTCGGCCAGACGATCTCGCTGCCGGTGTCGCAGCAGGTCAAGGCGAGCGCGGTGGGCTTCCTCGTGGTCGACACCTGCTACCAGATCCCTGAGCGCACCGGCGCGGTGACCTACCAGGACAACACCGTCGACAAGCCGCGCTTCCCCTCGGTTCCGGACTGGTTCGACGGCCCCAAGGGGTCCGCGCAGGTCGTGCTGCCCTACGTCACGTGGGGCACCTCGACCAACAACGCCTACCAGCCGAGGATCTACGCGATCTTCGTGCCGACCGACCCGACCAAGGCGCTCAAGAACGTCACGCTGCCCAACTACGGCACCCCGTTCCTGCCTGGCTGCAACGGCGGGTCCGCCCTGCACGTGCTCGCCATGGCACCGCGACCGGTCCAGGCGGGGTGGCTGGGTGCGTGGGCCTCGCAGCCGGACACGGTCACAGTGCCGCCCGCGGGGGCTGGTTTCGCCAACCAGACCGTGCGCACCGTCGTACACCCGAGCGTGACCGGCTCACAGGTGCGGATCACCTTGACCAACGCGGGCAATCCGTCGCCTCTTACCGTCAACAAGGCCTCTGTCGGCGCTCAGCAGGGCACCGGGGTTGACTCTGTCGCGGCACCGGTCGCGCTCGCCTTCGGTGGTAGTGCGTCGGTGACGATCCCGGTGGGCGGTGAGGTCACGAGTGACGCTGTCGCGTTCCCGTCGACCTCCGGTGGCTCGGGCAACCTCGTTGTCAGCGTCTACCACTCCGCTGCGGCAAGCCGAGTGCCCGCGCACTCCGGTGCCACAGCCGCAGTAAGGCTGGGCGCTGGTGACCTAACCACGACAGCCTCCGGCAGCGGGTTCACCACGACTCTTACCGGTACCTACGTTCTGTCCGGTCTTCAGGTCTCTACCTCGGACAGCTCGCTAGGCACCGTTGTCGTCCTAGGCGACCAGCAGTCCGCAGCGGCGGACAGCGATGTCAGTGCCGGACACCGCAAGACGTGGGTGGACAAGCTTCCTGACGCCTTGAACACCGCAGGGATGCCTCTGCCGGGCAGCATCGTGAACGCCAGCCGGTCTGGGCTCTCGACCTCTGCCTCTTGGCGGATGAACGAGGCCAGTGGCACCACGCTGATCGACGCGAATGGGTCGAACGCGGGGACGCTGACCGGCGGCTACACCCGCAGCACCGAGCGCGGAGGCGCCGTCGACTTCAACGGCAGCACTGGACACGCCACCATGGCGGGCAGCCCGATCAGCACCACGCAGAGCTACACGGTGTCGGCGTGGGTGAAGCTGGAGTCGACCGCCGCGTCGGCCACGGTCTTCAGCCGCGGCGACAGCTCCACCGGGTCGCTGCAGTTGCTCTACTCGAAGCCGCAGAACGCCTGGGCACTCACCAACCCCGCTGGTGGCGCGTCTGCCGTGGTCGTCGGCTCCGCGCCTGAGCTCAACGTGTGGACGCACCTGGTCGGCACCTACGACGCCGCTGCCAAGGAGATGAGGCTCTACGTCAACGGCGTGTCCGCCGGAGGCTCCAGGAGCGTCGTCGACGGTGCTGGACCGTTCGTCATCGGGGCGGGCAAGTCCGCAGGCGGCACCGTGTCCGGCTACTTCAACGGGCTCATCAGCGAGCTCCGCGTGTTCCAGGGCCTCGCAACCGACACCGACGCGGGTGTGCTGTTCCAGGGCAACGCGGTCACCGGCCAGCAGGCGGGGGTGAGCGCGCCGTCGCTGTTCGACGCGGCGGCCACGCTCGGCAGGAACGTCTACGACGAGCCCAACCTGCGTACGGTCGTCGTCGCCCTCGGCGCCAACGACGTGCTGGCAGGCAAGAACAAGTCCGACATCCTGGCGGGCTTCAAGAGCGTGATGCTCCAGAGCAACGCGGGGGCGCTGCGCAACACGCGCCGCTCGGACGGCGACCTCACCCACGTCATCGTGTCGACCATCCCCGCGTTGGGCTTGGCCGCCAACGACCCGAGGGAAATCACCCGACAGCAGGTCAACAACGACCTGCTGGTCAACTTCACCGACCAAGGGGCCGACGAGATCATCAACATCGCGGGCACCGTGGCCGACCCGAGCAACGTGAACCTGGTGAACCCGAGCTACCTGACCGGTGGGCTGCTCAACGACGCCTACTTCACCGCGGTGGCCGACGCCATCGCGCTGGCAGCGTCGAGCTTCCCGCCGACCGCGCAGTTCTGA
- a CDS encoding MFS transporter codes for MVEVVTEKHRLPVRKLVAASVGNAVEWYDWTVYATFSTYIATALFEPGRKALIATFATYALAFFFRPLGGYLLGRFADTRGRRPAMILTIVGMAGASLAIGVLPTFGQVGWLAPVLLLLARITQGLSMGGEVSNASAYLAEIAPSGRRGRYSAFFYISTGSAVLIASLLGYFLNSGLGKAAMQDYGWRIPFIIGGALGLVGLVLRRALDETDQFEHNKDKARRLTNPLLLTLRQHPKAVVHLVGFTMLSTLCYYTFFSALTPFAINTRKVDDSDVFLALSIGTALFVLLQYPMGAVADRFGRKPQLLVWAAAMAVLSYPLSTLVRPGLGNLVVVFCVGLGLYTAMTSIAPAIMSELFPTELRGLGIGAWYNLTVALFGGTAPLVVTALADIGASTVFFWYLSAAAAIAFVVILTLPETKGAELR; via the coding sequence GTGGTTGAGGTCGTCACCGAGAAGCACCGCTTACCCGTGCGGAAGCTCGTCGCCGCCAGTGTCGGTAACGCGGTTGAGTGGTATGACTGGACTGTCTACGCGACGTTCAGCACCTACATCGCCACCGCGTTGTTCGAACCGGGGCGCAAGGCGCTGATCGCGACGTTCGCGACTTACGCGTTGGCGTTCTTCTTCCGGCCGTTGGGTGGGTACCTGCTGGGCCGGTTCGCCGACACCCGGGGGCGGCGGCCCGCGATGATCCTGACGATCGTGGGGATGGCCGGGGCTTCGTTGGCGATCGGGGTGTTGCCGACGTTCGGGCAGGTGGGGTGGTTGGCGCCGGTTCTGTTGCTGCTCGCCCGGATCACCCAGGGGCTGTCGATGGGCGGCGAGGTGTCGAACGCCTCGGCTTACCTCGCCGAGATCGCGCCGTCGGGCAGGCGGGGGCGGTACTCGGCGTTCTTCTACATCTCGACCGGGTCGGCGGTGTTGATCGCGTCGCTGCTGGGCTACTTCCTCAACAGCGGCTTGGGCAAGGCCGCCATGCAGGACTACGGCTGGCGGATCCCGTTCATCATCGGCGGCGCTCTGGGCCTCGTCGGGCTCGTCTTGCGCCGCGCGCTGGACGAGACGGACCAGTTCGAGCACAACAAGGACAAGGCGCGGCGGTTGACCAACCCGTTGCTCTTGACGCTGCGGCAGCACCCCAAGGCGGTCGTGCACCTTGTCGGGTTCACGATGCTGTCCACGCTGTGCTACTACACGTTCTTCAGCGCCCTAACCCCGTTCGCCATCAACACCAGGAAAGTCGACGACAGCGATGTGTTCCTGGCGTTGTCCATCGGCACCGCGCTGTTCGTTCTCCTGCAGTACCCGATGGGGGCGGTCGCGGACAGGTTCGGGCGCAAGCCACAGCTGTTGGTCTGGGCGGCCGCGATGGCAGTTCTCAGCTACCCACTGTCCACACTGGTGCGCCCTGGGCTCGGCAACCTGGTCGTAGTGTTCTGCGTTGGCCTGGGCCTATACACCGCGATGACGTCGATCGCGCCAGCCATCATGAGCGAGCTGTTCCCCACAGAGCTACGCGGCCTCGGCATCGGCGCCTGGTACAACCTCACAGTTGCGCTCTTTGGTGGCACCGCTCCGCTCGTAGTGACGGCCTTGGCGGACATAGGCGCTTCAACAGTCTTCTTCTGGTACCTCTCGGCAGCAGCCGCAATCGCTTTCGTCGTGATCCTTACGTTGCCGGAGACGAAGGGCGCTGAACTCCGATAG
- a CDS encoding ATP-binding protein gives MADQPTQNRLAATSSNVVQAHTVVGGVHFSTTPVALPVPRQLPADTAHFNDREKYLASLGDWLDSPAPVVPTMIVGIGGVGKTSLATHWAHRVRDNFPDGDLYLDLRGYHADEAVPAEDALEQILRSLDIPGERIPVGTEPRAALYRSLVYGKRILIVLDNAATPQQVRPLLPGSPTCRVLITSRSRLTGLATREGAQRMALDVLPPQRAVEVLARIAGAERVAAEPGAAADLAHSCGYLPLALRIVGSRLAANESLSLSEFAEELRQERLDALTDDEDPTAAVRVVFSLSYRTLQPDVARLFRLLGVAPGADIGLDAVAALADLPVAAARRLLDALVNAHLVREDSPKRYRFHDLLRVYAAERAAEDQERAEALRRLLTWYAQVADAAARVFAPNFTRIDIGLPGPRRPLPTFAGRAEALHWCDLERANLVDAVGQAERAGELTLAWQLPVTMFGDFLVRRPLNDWVETHLVALRAAEAAEQPLALAWLHTSIALAYRGLRDYTTALEHFNLAREGWQELGERWAQAWALRDIGDVQHLLGDVTSAVATLSEALELHIAEGDSFGEATALRLLGAAQDSLGDYEAALASLQRSLEIRKEHGDQRNVAMVYTALSGVHNSMDDPTTALDYATQALPIAETLDDWHTEARAHDALGDALAKLDRVAEAREHWEAALVLLQKLADPDTDTVQRKLG, from the coding sequence GTGGCCGACCAACCGACCCAGAACCGTTTGGCGGCAACGTCGTCGAACGTCGTGCAGGCGCACACGGTGGTGGGTGGCGTCCACTTCTCGACGACACCGGTGGCCCTGCCGGTCCCGCGGCAACTGCCCGCCGACACCGCCCACTTCAACGATCGGGAGAAGTACCTGGCCTCGTTGGGCGATTGGCTGGACAGCCCTGCTCCGGTTGTACCAACGATGATTGTGGGGATCGGCGGAGTCGGCAAGACCTCGCTGGCGACGCATTGGGCCCATCGGGTGCGTGACAACTTCCCCGATGGAGACCTCTATCTGGACCTGCGCGGCTACCACGCGGACGAAGCAGTGCCCGCCGAGGACGCCTTAGAGCAGATTCTGCGGTCTTTGGACATCCCGGGAGAGCGCATCCCGGTTGGCACCGAGCCGAGGGCGGCTCTGTACCGATCCCTGGTCTACGGCAAGCGAATCCTGATCGTCCTGGACAACGCGGCCACGCCGCAGCAGGTGCGGCCGCTGCTCCCCGGCTCGCCCACGTGCCGTGTGCTGATCACCAGTCGCAGTAGACTGACTGGATTGGCGACCAGGGAGGGGGCTCAACGGATGGCCTTGGACGTGCTGCCCCCGCAGCGGGCAGTGGAGGTGCTTGCCCGAATCGCGGGTGCTGAACGGGTCGCGGCCGAACCCGGTGCGGCGGCGGATTTGGCGCACAGTTGCGGCTACCTCCCGTTGGCCTTACGCATCGTTGGCAGCAGGCTTGCCGCGAACGAGTCGTTGAGCCTGTCCGAATTCGCTGAAGAGTTGCGCCAAGAGCGGTTGGACGCTCTTACCGACGATGAGGACCCCACCGCAGCCGTACGGGTGGTGTTCTCGTTGTCTTACCGAACCTTGCAGCCTGACGTGGCTCGGTTGTTCCGCCTTCTTGGTGTAGCACCGGGGGCGGACATCGGCCTCGATGCTGTCGCCGCGTTGGCGGACCTCCCAGTGGCTGCGGCCCGGCGGTTGCTAGACGCGTTGGTGAACGCTCACCTGGTTCGCGAAGACTCGCCTAAGCGCTACCGGTTCCACGACCTTCTTCGCGTGTACGCCGCCGAACGGGCTGCCGAGGACCAAGAGCGCGCCGAAGCGCTACGACGTTTGCTGACCTGGTACGCGCAAGTGGCCGACGCTGCTGCTCGGGTGTTCGCGCCCAACTTCACCCGCATCGACATCGGGCTCCCCGGGCCGAGAAGGCCGCTACCGACGTTTGCCGGTAGGGCGGAGGCTCTGCACTGGTGCGACCTGGAGCGGGCCAACCTGGTGGACGCGGTAGGGCAAGCTGAGCGTGCGGGTGAGTTGACGCTGGCCTGGCAGTTGCCCGTGACCATGTTCGGCGACTTCCTGGTCCGCCGTCCGCTGAACGACTGGGTGGAGACGCACTTGGTCGCATTGCGCGCGGCGGAGGCGGCCGAGCAACCCCTAGCGCTGGCATGGCTACACACCAGCATCGCGCTCGCCTATAGGGGCTTGCGTGACTACACCACCGCGCTAGAGCACTTCAACCTGGCTCGCGAGGGCTGGCAAGAGTTGGGTGAGCGTTGGGCGCAAGCGTGGGCACTACGCGACATCGGCGACGTTCAACATCTGCTCGGCGATGTCACCTCTGCCGTAGCGACGCTCTCGGAGGCGTTGGAGCTGCACATCGCCGAGGGAGATTCGTTCGGCGAGGCCACCGCGTTGAGGCTGCTCGGTGCGGCTCAGGACAGCCTCGGCGACTACGAGGCCGCACTGGCGAGCCTCCAGCGGTCTCTGGAGATCCGCAAGGAGCACGGAGACCAGCGCAACGTCGCGATGGTCTACACGGCGCTGAGCGGCGTCCACAACAGCATGGATGACCCCACTACGGCGCTCGACTACGCGACCCAGGCGCTCCCCATCGCCGAAACCCTGGACGACTGGCACACCGAAGCTCGCGCCCATGATGCCCTCGGAGACGCGCTGGCGAAGCTCGACAGGGTGGCTGAGGCTCGGGAGCACTGGGAGGCCGCGCTCGTCCTCCTCCAGAAGCTCGCCGACCCCGACACGGACACGGTCCAGCGGAAGCTGGGATAA